The genomic stretch CGCGGCGAGGTCGCGGAGCCGAGCGTCGTGCAGCAACCTCGCGCCCGCGTGTTCGGCGGCGTGGCCAACTCGTCGTTCGGTATCGCGTACTACGCGCTCTTGCTTATCGCCGCTTGGTTCTTGAACACGCCGCTCGTGTACGACGCGGCCCTAGTGGCGGCGCTCCTGGCGGCGGCACTATCCGCTTATCTGGCGTACAGCCTGCTTTTCATCACGCGCATGCCGTGTCCGTTCTGTTGGACCGGACACGCCGTGAATTGGATGCTGCTCGTGCTATTACTCGCTTATCGTCAAACGCCGCAGTGAGGTAAACGTGAAGACGACCACGATCGAGCAAACAGTGCGAATAAACGCGCCCGCGCGCGATGTGTAC from Candidatus Eremiobacteraceae bacterium encodes the following:
- a CDS encoding vitamin K epoxide reductase family protein, whose protein sequence is MTGIAFSVCIDALCLIGLYGAVYMQGKANRYARGEVAEPSVVQQPRARVFGGVANSSFGIAYYALLLIAAWFLNTPLVYDAALVAALLAAALSAYLAYSLLFITRMPCPFCWTGHAVNWMLLVLLLAYRQTPQ